Proteins encoded together in one Thalassotalea crassostreae window:
- a CDS encoding RidA family protein, translating into MTTQAKVVSGKATPRGKFPHVKRAGDFIYISGTSSRLPDNSFAGVNVDEMGTTNLDIKAQTTAVIENIRDILQSVGADLSDLVEISTFLVNMNDFGGYNEVYAEFFDFDGPTRTTVAVHQLPHPHLLIECKAVAYKPLVQQLNKGE; encoded by the coding sequence ATGACAACACAAGCAAAAGTAGTAAGTGGCAAAGCAACACCTCGCGGAAAATTCCCTCATGTAAAACGTGCAGGAGATTTTATTTATATCTCTGGTACTAGCTCTAGATTACCCGACAATAGTTTTGCCGGGGTAAACGTTGATGAAATGGGTACTACCAATCTAGATATCAAAGCACAGACAACTGCGGTTATTGAAAATATTAGAGATATTTTACAATCGGTAGGCGCCGATTTGTCAGATTTGGTAGAAATAAGCACGTTCTTAGTAAATATGAACGACTTTGGCGGCTACAACGAAGTGTATGCTGAGTTTTTTGATTTCGATGGTCCGACTCGTACAACCGTAGCTGTGCACCAATTACCTCACCCTCACCTCTTAATCGAATGTAAAGCAGTGGCTTACAAACCACTTGTGCAACAGCTAAATAAAGGTGAGTAA
- a CDS encoding 2-hydroxymuconic semialdehyde dehydrogenase: protein MPKNKILKSYVNGKFIDSRHYFNNINPVNGEVISKIAEADKDIIDAAVASAKHAQENAWGQMPVNDRCALLHKVADRMAEREQEFIDAEIADTGKSLFQVQTIDIPRGTANFRTFADMVKFDSGETFITELANGEKAINYSVNKPLGVVAVISPWNLPLLLATWKIAPAMACGNSVILKPSEETSSTAFLLAEVMDEVGIPNGAFNLILGRGSNVGDHLTSHSGINAITFTGASSTGKQIMKSASDTVKPVSFELGGKNSAIVFEDADLDKAIAGVARSSFTNCGQVCLCTEKVYVHRSIFVEFVEGLKAQAENIKIGYPLEEDVFMGPLVSKAHQQKVLSYYELAREEGANFVTGGGTPKFSDQRQHGYFIEPTVITGLDDHARTNQEEIFGPICHISAFDDENEVIKRANDTEYGLAASVWTENISRAHRVSAKIDVGLVWVNTWFLRDLRTPFGGVKLSGVGREGGKHSLGFYSEPTNICIKIDEH, encoded by the coding sequence ATGCCGAAAAATAAAATTTTAAAATCGTACGTTAACGGTAAATTCATCGACAGCAGACATTACTTTAATAATATCAATCCTGTTAATGGCGAAGTCATTAGCAAGATTGCCGAAGCTGATAAAGATATTATCGATGCCGCAGTCGCAAGTGCTAAGCACGCGCAAGAGAATGCATGGGGACAAATGCCGGTAAATGACCGCTGTGCTCTACTGCATAAAGTCGCTGATCGTATGGCTGAAAGAGAACAGGAATTCATCGACGCTGAAATCGCCGATACCGGTAAGTCACTGTTTCAAGTACAGACCATCGATATTCCTCGTGGCACAGCTAACTTTAGAACCTTTGCAGACATGGTAAAATTTGACAGCGGGGAAACCTTTATTACCGAGCTTGCAAATGGTGAAAAGGCGATAAACTATTCCGTCAATAAACCACTTGGTGTGGTCGCAGTAATATCTCCTTGGAATTTACCCTTGTTATTAGCAACATGGAAAATTGCGCCAGCCATGGCATGTGGTAATAGTGTCATCTTAAAGCCTTCAGAAGAAACCTCTTCAACCGCATTTTTACTTGCCGAAGTTATGGATGAAGTAGGTATCCCAAACGGTGCCTTCAATCTTATTCTTGGCAGAGGCTCTAATGTAGGCGATCACCTAACATCACACTCTGGTATTAATGCGATAACGTTTACTGGTGCATCAAGCACAGGTAAGCAAATTATGAAATCGGCAAGTGATACCGTTAAACCTGTGTCGTTTGAATTAGGCGGAAAAAACTCTGCCATTGTATTTGAAGATGCTGATTTAGATAAAGCAATAGCCGGTGTTGCGCGTTCAAGTTTCACTAATTGCGGTCAAGTGTGCCTGTGTACTGAAAAGGTTTATGTCCATCGCAGTATCTTTGTTGAGTTTGTCGAAGGCTTAAAAGCACAAGCAGAAAATATTAAAATTGGTTACCCACTTGAAGAAGACGTTTTTATGGGGCCTTTAGTTTCTAAGGCGCATCAACAAAAAGTGTTGTCTTATTATGAATTGGCCCGAGAAGAAGGCGCCAACTTTGTCACCGGTGGTGGCACGCCAAAATTTTCAGATCAACGACAGCATGGTTATTTTATTGAGCCAACGGTAATTACTGGTTTAGATGATCATGCTCGCACTAATCAAGAAGAGATATTTGGGCCGATATGCCATATCTCGGCATTTGATGATGAAAACGAAGTGATCAAACGAGCTAACGACACAGAATATGGTCTTGCTGCCTCAGTATGGACTGAGAATATTTCTCGAGCACATCGAGTATCAGCAAAAATAGATGTCGGCTTGGTTTGGGTTAACACATGGTTTTTACGTGACTTACGTACACCTTTTGGCGGCGTTAAATTATCTGGGGTTGGCCGTGAAGGCGGTAAACATTCTTTAGGGTTTTATAGTGAACCTACCAATATTTGTATCAAGATTGACGAGCACTAA